The Stratiformator vulcanicus genome has a segment encoding these proteins:
- the folP gene encoding dihydropteroate synthase: MPGPITSPVPSRWSIRNGSLELDSAPLLMGILNVTPDSFSDGGRFDTESRAVDHALQLVADGAAILDIGGESTRPGADVVDVNEELSRVIPAISSISAATDVPISIDTTKASVASEAVAAGARIVNDVSGLTFDPLMPEVCAEHKVGVVCMHIKGTPQTMQDDPRYDNVVAEVGQFLSARIAALRSAGIAESHICIDPGIGFGKTARHNLELLSNIDALRRLGRPVLIGHSRKRFLKRLLGREVEERTAGTIGVSIALASQGVDILRVHDVGAVRDALTAWRCVTEPGDLLRTID; the protein is encoded by the coding sequence TTCTGAACGTCACTCCCGACAGTTTTTCGGATGGCGGCCGGTTTGACACAGAATCTCGGGCCGTCGATCACGCACTGCAACTCGTGGCGGACGGTGCCGCGATTCTTGACATCGGAGGCGAATCGACGCGTCCGGGGGCGGATGTGGTCGATGTCAACGAAGAATTGAGTCGAGTGATTCCCGCAATTTCGTCGATCTCGGCGGCGACAGACGTTCCGATTTCAATCGACACGACCAAAGCGAGCGTCGCGAGCGAAGCCGTTGCCGCGGGGGCACGGATCGTCAACGACGTATCGGGGCTGACGTTCGATCCGCTGATGCCGGAGGTGTGCGCCGAACACAAAGTCGGTGTCGTCTGCATGCATATCAAAGGAACGCCGCAAACGATGCAGGATGATCCGCGCTACGACAATGTCGTGGCCGAGGTCGGCCAATTTTTGTCTGCGCGGATCGCCGCACTGCGATCGGCTGGGATTGCGGAAAGCCATATTTGCATCGATCCGGGAATCGGATTCGGCAAAACGGCCCGCCATAATCTCGAGTTGCTCAGCAACATCGACGCCCTGCGACGACTCGGCCGACCCGTTCTGATCGGCCATTCCCGCAAGCGATTTCTCAAGCGATTGCTGGGCCGCGAGGTCGAAGAGCGAACCGCAGGGACGATCGGTGTGTCGATCGCATTGGCGTCGCAAGGTGTCGACATTTTGCGCGTCCACGACGTCGGCGCGGTTCGCGACGCTCTGACCGCATGGCGATGCGTGACCGAGCCGGGAGACCTCCTGCGGACGATCGATTGA